The following coding sequences lie in one Nitratireductor mangrovi genomic window:
- a CDS encoding efflux RND transporter periplasmic adaptor subunit, producing MSIWKQLALTLLVLVAAAAIWARFYPGAGDHLARWGVDWLPVAATSAASESEDGNRRGRGGWGQGSVVTAPVIESTINDRLSAIGTGRAARSVTITPYTSGRMTEILVESGASVKRGDIIATLDSETEQIAFDRARIALGDAEARLERIKALRSSNTASAVQQTDAELAVENARLALRDAELELERRSIRAPISGIVGILPITAGNYVTAQSEIATVDDRSEILVDFWVPERYAGTVSVGSSLTAVSIARPGEVFEGNVSAVDNRIDAASRTLHVQARLDNDGDRLRAGMSFQVTMRFPGDVHPAVDPLAVQWGADGAFVWAIRNGRAERVHVRIVQRNAESVLVDAQLATDDVVVTEGIHAVREGAEVRLASRDRPAAPQQGDGAAASGS from the coding sequence ATGTCCATCTGGAAACAGCTAGCGCTGACATTGCTGGTCCTTGTTGCCGCGGCGGCGATCTGGGCCCGTTTCTACCCAGGCGCCGGCGATCATCTCGCGCGTTGGGGGGTCGACTGGCTCCCCGTTGCGGCCACCAGCGCCGCTTCCGAAAGTGAGGACGGCAATCGCCGCGGACGCGGCGGCTGGGGCCAAGGTTCGGTGGTAACGGCTCCCGTCATCGAGAGCACCATCAACGACCGGCTTTCCGCGATCGGCACTGGTCGGGCAGCGCGTTCCGTTACGATCACGCCCTATACCAGCGGCCGGATGACCGAGATTCTTGTCGAATCGGGTGCCTCGGTGAAACGCGGCGACATTATCGCAACGCTCGATTCCGAAACCGAGCAGATCGCGTTCGACCGCGCCCGGATAGCGCTCGGCGATGCCGAAGCGCGCCTGGAACGCATCAAGGCACTCAGGTCTTCCAATACGGCGAGCGCCGTGCAGCAGACCGACGCCGAACTGGCCGTCGAAAACGCCCGCCTCGCGCTGCGCGACGCGGAGCTTGAACTCGAGCGTCGTTCCATCAGGGCGCCGATCTCCGGCATCGTGGGGATCCTGCCGATCACGGCCGGCAACTACGTCACCGCGCAAAGCGAGATCGCGACCGTCGACGACCGCTCGGAGATCCTCGTCGATTTCTGGGTGCCGGAACGGTATGCCGGAACGGTCTCCGTAGGCTCGTCGCTGACTGCCGTCTCGATCGCCCGCCCAGGCGAAGTTTTCGAGGGCAATGTCTCCGCCGTCGACAACCGCATCGACGCCGCCAGCCGTACGCTTCATGTTCAGGCCCGGCTCGACAATGATGGCGACCGCCTGCGCGCCGGCATGTCGTTCCAGGTCACCATGCGCTTCCCGGGCGATGTGCATCCAGCCGTCGATCCGCTTGCCGTACAATGGGGTGCGGACGGCGCCTTCGTATGGGCGATCCGCAATGGTCGCGCCGAACGCGTCCATGTCCGCATCGTCCAGCGCAACGCCGAAAGCGTGCTGGTGGACGCGCAACTGGCGACTGACGACGTCGTCGTCACCGAAGGCATCCACGCCGTACGCGAGGGCGCCGAGGTGCGGCTGGCAAGCCGCGACCGGCCGGCAGCGCCACAGCAGGGCGACGGCGCAGCCGCCAGCGGCTCGTAA